A single genomic interval of Prunus dulcis chromosome 5, ALMONDv2, whole genome shotgun sequence harbors:
- the LOC117628221 gene encoding replication protein A 70 kDa DNA-binding subunit A — translation MAVKLTEGAIMKICTGEYHDETWKPILQVLDVRMVNTARSGAQPGPDNERYRVLISDGSHHQQGMLGTQKNTLVQQGLLQKGSIVCLKQFTCTQVQNRLIIIIIELDLVLDKCDLIGEPVAGPKYLNAQSSGALPGNAQSIGGSAHSGGAVHQTVTKATPEQPRVNQSFGSAYSGGSDPGRHATMSTTPNHPKPETGFGFPGSAPLSGSYSNQNTGFRSPRPEVPQPTLNAYARPPQPTYQQPSPTYPNRGPVAKNEAPPRIMPIAALNPYQGRWTIKARVTAKGELRHYSNPRGDGKVFSFDVLDSHGGEIRATCFNAVADQFYNQIEVGKIYLISKGSLKAAQKAFNNLNNDHEITLDHASIIQPCFEDDDSIPKQNFHFCRISDVEGLNNNSIVDVIGVVSSINPPASILRKNGVETQKRSLQLKDMSGRSVEVTLWGNLCNAEGQRLQSMCDSGAFPVLAVKGAKVNDFNGKAVGTIPSSQLFIEPNIEEAREMRSWFDKEGRNTSCIPISRETAGVGRTDIRKSISQIKDERLGTSEKPDWITVSGTVSFIKVDSFCYSACPLMNGDRQCSKKVTNNGDGKWRCDRCDQSMEECDYRYLLQLQIQDHTGTTWVTAFQEGGEEIMGIPAKDLYFLKYEEQDDEKFVEITRKVLFTKFNFKLKIKEEIYGDEQRVKSTVLKAEKVNFSSEARFHLELMNKLKMETISSSASEGDNVMPSAGMNATGFGNTASRQPTLDVNVGYNNNAGREFGGPESQGGTYRNQFSSARSPSTGSVGSYLSCNSCGDAGHSSMNCPSVMNGPGQSSGAGYNNRVSSRPGVGNTSGDCYKCHQPGHWARDCPGLNTTPAYGGSGGNPVRYGGVANQRVGGF, via the exons ATGGCTGTGAAGCTAACAGAGGGGGCGATAATGAAGATTTGCACAGGGGAGTACCATGACGAGACCTGGAAGCCCATCTTGCAAGTGCTTGACGTGAGGATGGTCAATACAGCGCGCAGTGGGGCCCAGCCGGGCCCCGATAACGAGAGATACAGGGTTTTGATCTCGGATGGTTCCCACCACCAGCAGGGGATGCTGGGCACCCAGAAGAACACACTGGTTCAGCAAGGCCTGCTTCAGAAGGGCTCCATCGTTTGCTTGAAGCAATTCACCTGTACCCAAGTCCAAAACCGCCT GATCATCATTataattgaattggatttggTGCTTGATAAATGTGATCTCATTGGAGAGCCTGTAGCAGGACCTAAATATCTGAATGCACAGTCCTCAGGGGCATTACCTGGAAATGCCCAATCTATTGGTGGCAGTGCACATTCTGGTGGCGCAGTTCATCAAACTGTGACTAAAGCTACTCCGGAACAACCTAGAGTAAATCAATCATTTGGTAGTGCTTATTCTGGTGGTTCTGACCCAGGAAGACATGCGACAATGAGTACTACTCCCAATCACCCTAAACCAGAGACTGGTTTTGGGTTTCCTGGATCAGCACCATTAAGTGGGTCATATAGCAATCAGAACACAGGTTTTCGCAGCCCTAGACCTGAGGTTCCACAGCCAACTCTAAATGCTTATGCTCGGCCGCCTCAGCCAACTTATCAACAGCCATCTCCAACGTATCCTAATAGAGGACCAGTTGCCAAAAATGAAGCCCCTCCTAGAATAATGCCAATTGCTGCTCTGAATCCATACCAAGGGCGGTGGACAATCAAGGCTAGAGTGACAGCTAAAGGAGAACTTAGGCACTACAGCAATCCTCGTGGTGATGGgaaagttttttcttttgatgttcTTGATTCTCATGGTGGAGAAATTCGAGCAACCTGTTTTAACGCTGTGGCTGATCAATTCTACAACCAGATTGAAGTTGGCAAGATTTATTTGATCTCCAAGGGTAGTTTAAAAGCAGCCCAAAAGGCTTTCAACAACCTCAACAATGACCATGAAATTACTTTAGATCACGCATCAATAATACAGCCATGTTTTGAGGATGACGACTCAATTCCAAAGCAGAATTTCCATTTCTGTCGTATAAGTGATGTTGAAGGCTTGAACAACAACTCTATTGTCGATGTAATAGGTGTGGTATCCTCCATCAATCCCCCTGCTTCTATACTGAGGAAAAATGGTGTTGAGACTCAGAAGAGATCCCTCCAGTTGAAGGATATGTCTGGTCGTAGTGTCGAGGTAACTCTATGGGGAAATTTGTGCAATGCAGAGGGACAAAGACTGCAAAGTATGTGTGATTCTGGTGCATTCCCAGTGCTGGCTGTAAAAGGTGCTAAAGTTAATGATTTCAATGGGAAGGCGGTAGGGACCATTCCTAGTAGTCAGCTTTTTATAGAGCCGAATATTGAAGAGGCACGTGAGATGAGGAGTTGGTTTGACAAGGAAGGAAGAAATACCTCATGTATCCCTATTTCCAGGGAAACAGCAGGTGTGGGTAGAACAGATATCCGAAAGTCTATATCTCAAATTAAAGATGAGCGGCTGGGGACTTCCGAGAAGCCAGACTGGATCACAGTTAGTGGAACTGTTTCCTTTATAAAGGTTGATAGTTTCTGCTATTCGGCATGCCCGCTCATGAATGGTGATCGACAATGCAGCAAAAAAGTTACAAATAATGGAGATGGCAAATGGAGGTGCGATAGATGTGATCAGTCCATGGAAGAATGTGACTACAGATATTTACTCCAGTTACAGATACAGGATCATACTGGCACAACATGGGTAACGGCATTTCAGGAGGGTGGTGAAGAAATCATGGGTATACCTGCAAaagatttgtattttttgaaatatgaaGAGCAAGATGATGAGAAGTTTGTAGAAATCACTCGAAAGGTTCTCTTTACtaaattcaatttcaagttgaaaataaaGGAGGAGATTTATGGTGATGAACAACGTGTAAAATCAACTGTTTTGAAAGCAGAGAAGGTGAACTTTTCATCGGAGGCTAGATTTCATTTGGAATTGATGAATAAACTTAAGATGGAGACTATTAGTTCTTCTGCCTCTGAGGGGGATAATGTAATGCCCAGCGCTGGGATGAATGCTACTGGATTTGGGAACACTGCAAGTAGACAACCTACACTAGATGTGAATGTTGGTTACAACAACAATGCTGGTAGAGAATTTGGAGGACCAGAAAGTCAAGGGGGTACCTATCGAAACCAGTTTAGTAGTGCTAGGTCTCCTTCAACTGGCTCTGTCGGTTCATATCTGAGCTGTAACAGTTGTGGGGATGCTGGCCATAGCTCCATGAACTGCCCAAGTGTAATGAATGGCCCAGGGCAGTCATCAGGAGCGGGCTATAACAACAGAGTATCTTCTAGGCCAGGTGTTGGCAATACTTCTGGTGACTGCTACAAATGCCACCAACCTGGACACTGGGCAAGAGACTGTCCTGGCTTGAACACTACTCCAGCGTATGGAGGCAGCGGAGGGAACCCTGTGAGATACGGAGGTGTTGCAAACCAAAGGGTCGGTGGCTTTTGA
- the LOC117628224 gene encoding uncharacterized protein LOC117628224 isoform X2 yields the protein MDFLFKGMNGDASECPSAEDMQRCPFLRNINKPTCFSFTPISLPIPVHGAKGPIFEDAPNFDMAFKLFHGKDGVVPLSGRSYSHLDILEPKPEPQFNPLAAKAATISMSAFGPGGPFSFGSFSDKWKKNNSDSSSKKETPTQNGDSSKHEALGNEWLKTGNCPIAKSYRAMSHVLPLVATALQPPLSMKLRCPPAVVAARAALARTALVKNLRPQPLPAKMLVIAALAVHAAVPFIAMLRKSVVMPKTAMALTISASILGQVIGSRAERVRLKAVAEKERVAAQTTIESTVAGYNPSQVDGRTGGHCAAEGMIFYPRKSTGPTSSSNVCF from the exons atggattttctgtttaaaggAATGAATGGAGATGCTTCTGAGTGCCCCTCTGCTGAGGACATGCAAAGATGTCCGTTTTTGAGGAACATAAACAAACCCACTTGTTTTTCCTTCACTCCTATAAGTCTCCCCATTCCT GTGCATGGAGCAAAAGGTCCAATATTTGAGGATGCTCCGAATTTTGATATGGCTTTTAAGCTGTTTCACGGGAAGGATGGTGTTGTCCCACTATCAGGGAGATCTTATTCTCATTTGGACATTCTGGAACCCAAGCCTGAACCTCAGTTCAATCCTTTAGCAGCCAAGGCTGCCACCATAAGTATGTCAGCATTTGGACCCGGAGGGCCTTTCAGTTTTGGTTCTTTCTCTgacaaatggaaaaagaatAACTCCGATTCATCTAGCAAGAAGGAAACCCCTACACAG AATGGAGATTCGTCAAAGCATGAGGCGCTGGGAAATGAGTGGTTAAAAACAGGTAACTGCCCAATTGCCAAGTCATATAGAGCTATGAGCCATGTTCTACCACTTGTTGCGACAGCACTTCAGCCACCCCTTAGCATGAAACTCAGATGTCCGCCTGCAGTAGTTGCTGCAAGGGCAGCCCTCGCACGGACCGCCCTGGTTAAGAACCTACGGCCTCAGCCACTACCTGCAAAAATGCTCGTCATTGCAGCCTTAG CAGTGCATGCTGCTGTTCCCTTCATAGCTATGCTCAGGAAATCAGTCGTGATGCCTAAAACTGCTATGGCATTGACAATTTCAGCTTCTATCCTAGGACAGGTTATCGGTTCTCGAGCTGAGCGAGTCCGGCTGAAAGCAGTAgctgagaaagagagagtagCAGCACAGACAACAATTGAAAGCACCGTTGCTGGCTATAACCCAAGCCAGGTTGATGGCAGAACAGGTGGTCACTGTGCTGCAGAAGGAATGATATTTTACCCACGAAAGAGTACTGGGCCAACTTCATCATCAAATGTGTGCTTTTGA
- the LOC117628224 gene encoding uncharacterized protein LOC117628224 isoform X1, giving the protein MDFLFKGMNGDASECPSAEDMQRCPFLRNINKPTCFSFTPISLPIPVHGAKGPIFEDAPNFDMAFKLFHGKDGVVPLSGRSYSHLDILEPKPEPQFNPLAAKAATISMSAFGPGGPFSFGSFSDKWKKNNSDSSSKKETPTQNGDSSKHEALGNEWLKTGNCPIAKSYRAMSHVLPLVATALQPPLSMKLRCPPAVVAARAALARTALVKNLRPQPLPAKMLVIAALGMAVNIPLGVWREHTLKFSLSWFVAVHAAVPFIAMLRKSVVMPKTAMALTISASILGQVIGSRAERVRLKAVAEKERVAAQTTIESTVAGYNPSQVDGRTGGHCAAEGMIFYPRKSTGPTSSSNVCF; this is encoded by the exons atggattttctgtttaaaggAATGAATGGAGATGCTTCTGAGTGCCCCTCTGCTGAGGACATGCAAAGATGTCCGTTTTTGAGGAACATAAACAAACCCACTTGTTTTTCCTTCACTCCTATAAGTCTCCCCATTCCT GTGCATGGAGCAAAAGGTCCAATATTTGAGGATGCTCCGAATTTTGATATGGCTTTTAAGCTGTTTCACGGGAAGGATGGTGTTGTCCCACTATCAGGGAGATCTTATTCTCATTTGGACATTCTGGAACCCAAGCCTGAACCTCAGTTCAATCCTTTAGCAGCCAAGGCTGCCACCATAAGTATGTCAGCATTTGGACCCGGAGGGCCTTTCAGTTTTGGTTCTTTCTCTgacaaatggaaaaagaatAACTCCGATTCATCTAGCAAGAAGGAAACCCCTACACAG AATGGAGATTCGTCAAAGCATGAGGCGCTGGGAAATGAGTGGTTAAAAACAGGTAACTGCCCAATTGCCAAGTCATATAGAGCTATGAGCCATGTTCTACCACTTGTTGCGACAGCACTTCAGCCACCCCTTAGCATGAAACTCAGATGTCCGCCTGCAGTAGTTGCTGCAAGGGCAGCCCTCGCACGGACCGCCCTGGTTAAGAACCTACGGCCTCAGCCACTACCTGCAAAAATGCTCGTCATTGCAGCCTTAGGCATGGCAGTTAATATTCCATTAGGTGTATGGAGGGAGCACACACTGAAATTTTCGCTCTCGTGGTTTGTAGCAGTGCATGCTGCTGTTCCCTTCATAGCTATGCTCAGGAAATCAGTCGTGATGCCTAAAACTGCTATGGCATTGACAATTTCAGCTTCTATCCTAGGACAGGTTATCGGTTCTCGAGCTGAGCGAGTCCGGCTGAAAGCAGTAgctgagaaagagagagtagCAGCACAGACAACAATTGAAAGCACCGTTGCTGGCTATAACCCAAGCCAGGTTGATGGCAGAACAGGTGGTCACTGTGCTGCAGAAGGAATGATATTTTACCCACGAAAGAGTACTGGGCCAACTTCATCATCAAATGTGTGCTTTTGA